The Couchioplanes caeruleus sequence CCCTTGCCCTTGAGCACCGGCGGCCGGTGATCCGGCCGCGCTCACGCGGCTGATGCGCCGCCGACGCGTCGACCCGGCCACCGTCCGGTTGCTGGCCTCAGTCGACTCCGAGTCCCGGCCGTACACCGACCCGGACGCCCGCTACCCACGCGCGCAGGACTACCGCCGGCAGGTCGCCGAGGGCGCTGCCCGCCACGACACGGCCGCCTGAACCGTCCTCGGGTTCGCCCTCCTGATCCGCCCTTTCTGCAGGGCGCGGCCGCCCGGCGGCGCCCTGAATCCCACCCTCTGAAGGGAATCCGCTGTGTCTGGAGAGACCACCATCACGGTCGTCGGGAACCTCACCGATGACCCCGACCTGCGCTTCACCCCGTCCGGGACCGCGGTCGCCAACTTCCGCATCGCCTCGACCCCACGCCAGCTCGACCGCCAGTCCGGCGAGTGGCGCGATGGGGAGCCGCTGTTCCTGTCCTGCCACATCTGGCGCGACGCGGCGGAGAACGTCGCCGAGTCCCTGAAGAGGGGCGCTCGGGTCATCGTGACCGGCCGGCTGCGGCAACGCTCGTACGAGACCCGCGAGGGCGAGAAGCGCACCGTCATCGAGCTGGAAGCCGACGAGGTCGGCCCGTCGCTGCGCTACGCCCGCGCCAAGGTCATGAAGCTGACCCGCACCGGCGCCGCGCCGAGCGGCGCGATGGCGCCCGTCGTTGGTGGTGGATCCGCCGACGACCCGTTCTCTGTGCCCGCCACGGTCGGCGCCCTGGCCGGCACCGCGGCCGACGACAAGCCCCCGTTCTGATCTGGCTCGCCGGCCGCACCCGCGGCCGGCATGAGCTTCGAGCCGGCACCATCCGACACCTGATCGGAGACCTCTGCTCGTGAGTACCTGCAAACTCAGCGCCGAGCAATGGCGCGTGATCAGCTACCTGTACCACCCGGACCAGCTCAGCCGCCGCACCAGCCCGAGCCTGGCCGACGTCATGACCAAGCAGGCCGTCGCACGCGACGACGTGGTCGAGGTCGTCGAGCGCGGCCTCGTGCAGAGCCGCGTCGGCGGCGAGGAGTGCACCCGCGGACCGCTCAAGCGGCTGCCCGAGAAGGCCATCCGGCTGCGGCTGACCCGGGCCGGGATCTACCGCGCACACCACGACCCGCAACACCTGGTGCTGTGCGCCCTACGCGTGCACCGCACGCTCAGCCTCGATTTCCTGATGCACCGGCTCGCCACGCCGGTCAGCCACGACGAGCTGTGCGACATCGCCAACAACGGCCTGATCACCGCCTATGCGCTCGGCACCGACATCGAGGTGTCGGTCAGCCAGATGTGGGACTGTCCGAGCCACGCCCACGCACTGATGACCAAGCATGGCCGGGCCTTCCTCGCCTACCTCTGAGCCAGCCACCGACCAGCCCACCCCTGTGCGGAAGGAACCTCGCCGTGACACCGCTCAGCCCGGAACAATGGCGCGTCCTGAACTACCTGCACCACCACAAGATGCACACGCTACGGCCGTCCCTGCTGCACCTCCGCAAGCTGCAGTACGTCGGCGACGCCGACCTGATCGACCTGGAAGACCGCGGCCTGATCACCGCCATCCTCGGCAACGACGAAATCCAGCGAGCCGGCCTGGCCGCACTGATGAACACCACGCTCGTCGCCCGGCTGCGGCTGCGGCTGAGCCGCCCCGGCCTGCACACCGTGCTCGACGACCCGGGCAACCAAATCCGGTTCACCCTCGGCGCCTACCGGACGCCGATCCGGCTGTCCACGCTGTTCGTCGGCAACACCATCGTCATCGACGACGTGATCACCATGCAGCGCCGCCGGCTGATCGCGGTGGAACTGCTCGACTTCGGGGAGTTCGAACTGACCCCCGACGCGCGTCGGTGCACCGAGATCTTCATCGTGCGGCTCACCGACAAGGGCGCCGAGTACCTGCCCCGCTAACCCGCTTCACCAGTTCCACCGCTCCCGGCGCCGTGTAGCGCCTGCCCTGTAGCCCGTGATGGGCCGCGCCGCGCCGGGAGCGTCTCCTCGGCGCGGCGCTGCCCGGACCCTCATGGAAGGACACGTGATGGCTCGCCGCCTGATGCCCGACGTGGACATCAAGACCGATGAAGACCTGCTGCACCTGCTGGAAGGCCTCCGGCAGCTCGGCATCGCCGGTCACGACGAGATCGACGAGCTGGCCGGGCTGATCCGGATGAAGATCGAACGCTACGGCCGGCGCAACGGCCTGTCGCGGATGCGCGCGAAGTTTTGGGGCCGCCAGGTCGCCCGGCCCCTGGTCAAGGCCGCCGACGAGTTCCTGACCATCGCCGCCTACGCGCGGGTGTGCCGCAACCGGTTCGAGGCGTTCCTGATCGCCCTCGACGACGAAAGGCCCGGCGTCTCGGACTTCACCGTGACCAGCCGCGACAACCGCAACGGGCAGGCGGCCTGATGACCCGCCGCACCCATCGCACTGCCGGCTACGGCGATGTGGCCCGTGGCGCCGCGTACGAAGTCAAGGGCAACCCGCTGCCCTACGTCGTCCCACCCCTCGCCGCGGTCATCAACCTGATCCTGTCCGGAGTGTTGTCGCTGATCTGGGGCGCCTACGCCCAACCCACCGTGTGGGAGGCCGCGTGGCGCTCGGCGCTGATCGTCGCTTGCTCCGCGGCCATCGTGTGGACCACTTGGGGCGTCGGCCGCGCCCGCAAACTCGAGCTACGAGTGGCATCGCTGCTCATGTCGAGCTGCTCGTGTGTCGGCCTGTTCGTGCTCACCTTCCGCGGCTGGAGCCGCGACTCGGTGATGGTGTACCTGCTGGTGATGGTCACCGCCTCGATCCTGTTGGCCACCACGAAACTGCTGCGCGGGCACGGCGACGACGCCCGCGGCACTGCGTTCGGTGAGCTGGGTGAGCGGGTCCGGGAGTTGCAGGACATCGGCAAGACCGGCAAACCCAAGGTGGTTGACGGGCGGATCGTCACCCACACCGAGATGGTGCATGGCGGGAACTTCGGTGACCTGGCGAAGAAGGAGGTCCGCACCGCCATCGCGTCGTCGCTGGATGTGCCGGTGGGTGGGGTGCGGATGATCCCGGACCGCAACACCCCTCGGGTCGGGCGTATGGAGGTCTCCCCGGTCGACATGCTGGAAAACCCGCCCGCCTGGCCCGGCCTGTCCGCGCCCGGCGGATCCATCGCCGCACCCATCCGGATCGCCGTGTATCAGACCGGATCGGTGATCCCGCTGATCCTGCCCGGCGACCCGAAGCAGGATCGCAACGCGATCGGTGTGCTGGTCGCACTCGGCGTAGCCGGCTCGGGCAAGACCGCATTGCAACTCGAACTGGCCTGCGAGGCCCGCTCACGCCGCGACGCCGAGGTCGTCTACATCGACGGCCGCAAAGGGCTGCAACTGCCCAAGGCGTTCCGCGACGCCATGCACGTCATGATCCACGACCCGGCCGAGGGCGAGCGCTACCTCGACGGGCTCATCCCGGAGGTCGCGAAGCGGGCCGCGCAGATCGGCGGGCACGGCCATGACCAGTGGGTCGCCGGCTGCGCGAGGTGCCCGAAGTTCCGGGTGGTCATCGTGGACGAAGCGTCGAAGTTCATCGAGGCCGAAGACACCCTGGTCGAGCTGGCCGAATCCGTCCGCTCGGTGGGCATGTTCGTGCTGCTCGGTATCCAACGCGCCACCGGCGACCGGCTCCCCACCTCAGTGCGCTCCACCATCGGTGGCGTGCTCTGCATGGGAGTGCGCGACATCGCCGAGGCCGCCCGGGTGCTGTCGGAGGACACCATCGAAGCAGGTGCCGACCCGTCGTGGAAGAACCGCAAGCCCGGCGCCCTCTACGCCGAGCTACCCGGCACCGACCCCGACGACTGGTCCCTGCCCGGACGCACCTACAAGATCGATCGGGACCAGGTGGTCGCTGAGTTGGTCGCCTACCTGGCCAGCATCGGCGAGGCCCCGGCCGGTACCGCGGCGACCGCCGTGCCGGTCGCGCCAGCGGTATCCACTGCTGCGGCGCAGGACACCGCTGATGATCGCGACGACCCGGACCTCGACAACGATCCCGAACTGGCGCCGCCGCCAGTCGATCCGGACTGCCCGCCGGACGAGGACCCGCACGAACCGATCACCGTCCCACCCCGGCGGCGGATCCCGCTCGACCTCGAACCCGAGAACGGCCGCACGTACAGCCCGGCCGAGATCCGCGCGATGATCCGCAAAGCGATTGTCACCGCCTACGGCAACGGCCGCCGCGAAGTCCGCCCGTCGAACTTCGCCCCGATCGTTGGTCTGGTCGGGGAGGAAGGCTTGAAGCCGCCCACCCTGACGAAGATCCTCGGCGAGTTCTGCCATGGACCGGCGCCGCTGCTGCGCCGCTCCGAGGCGAGGGGCGTGTACGAGATCGTGCCGCCGGAACCCGACGGCGTGCCCGCCCTTGCGGGCGCCACCGCATGACCGGCCTCGCTGCCCGGATCCGCCGGGCTGCCGCACGGTGGCCCGGCGCCCGCGGCGCCCGCATCACCGCAATCCGCTGCCCGCTGTGCAGCACCTGGCGCCGGCCGCGTGAGTTCCGCAGCCGCGCACACGGCTGCCGCCGCTGCGTCGGCACCGGCTAGCCCAATCCGCCCCCGCGCAAACCCGCGTTGCCCGTCACGCACGGTCACGGGTGCGGGCGGGTATTTCACGCACTTCACGGACTTCACGCATACCCGTACAGGCCCGTCTATGCGTGCGCGTGCGCGCGCGCAAGCCTCCCGTGAAGTCCGTGAAGTGCCGTCCGTGAAATCTCACCGGCATCTACAGAAAGTGACATTCCGGCATGTCCTGGTTCCGTCACGCCCGGCGCGGCGCCGCCCACGAATTCGGTCGGCGTCTGTGGCGCTGGTTCGCAGCCTTCGAGATCATCCGCTGGTCCCTCCGGCGGGCCCTGCCCGTCCTGCTGTTCCTCGTCTTGCTCACCGCCGCGGTGTGGTTCGCGGTGCGCACCGCAGGTTGGTGGCTGCCCCGACTCGCCGCGGTCGCTGCCCTCGCCGCGACCCTGGTCCTCGTCACCGGGCTCGCTCACCGCTACCGGTGGGAGCTGCGCGCTGGGCTGCCCCGGCTCGCCACGCTGGCCGCCATCCTGATCGCCTTCGCCGGCGTGCTCGGCACGGTCGTCTACTGCCTGCTCTAATGCGCCCACCCATCAGCGGCCCACCTGCGCGCCCGGACGGGTGGCGTCTCTGCGCCGCCGGGTGTGGGGTGCCACTGCATCCGGCCGCCGCCGCGGGCGGGCACAGCACCCACCCCGGATGCGACCCGCAAGCCGCGGCAGTCGGTCCGCCGCAAGTGCGGTGGGCCTGCGTGTACTGCGCCAGCAACGGCCGTGCCGGTTCCTCCGCGATGGCCATGGCGTTCATCCGCCTGCATGAACGCTTCGCCTGCCCGGCCACCGCCGTGTCGCTATCCGATCCGGTCGACGGCTACACCGCCCGCATGGCCCGCCACGGCGTTATGCACCGCGCCTATCCCGCCGCGGTTCCGGCATACACCGCCGGATTCCGCGGCGGCTCACCCCGCCCACCGGCCCGAAGACCACCCGCCCGGGTCCGCGGCCCCGACCTCGTTCTGGGAGTTACCCATGCCCGAACCTCCGCAGCTGCTCCAAGCGGCCCTCACGCTCGCCCGTGACGGCTGGCCCGTGTTCCTGCTCGGCCGCACCAAACGACCCGTCGCCAACTGCCCCGCCTGCCCGAAAGCCGGCCAGCACACCCGCCACGACCCCGAGGCCTGCGAGTGCCTGACCTGCCACGGCTTCTACGCCGCCACCCGCGACCCCCACCGCATCACCGCCATGGTCCACGCCGTGCCCGGCGGCATGCTCGCCATCCGCACCGGCCACGTCAGTGACCTGGCGGTCATCGACATCGACCCACGCAACGGCGGCCGAATCCTGCCTGACCTGATGACGCCCACCCGGTGCGTCTACACCGGCTCCGGGGGCTGGCACCTGTACTACCGCCACCCCGGCGGCACCCTCGCCGCCAAGCTGCGCGGGTACCCGGGCATCGACATCAAGGCCGACGGCGGCTACGTCGTCGCCCCACCCTCCCTTCACCCGAGCACTCGACGCCCGTACAGGTGGGTGGGTCACTGGCCGGTCAATGAGATGCCCGCGCCGCTGATCGCCTCCGCCCGACCCGCCGAGGCGCCGCCGGCCGCAACACCCGCCGCCCGCCCGACCCCGACGACGAACGGGCAGGGCATCTCATCCCCGCCCGCCCTACTCGCCGCGCACCTCGACGCGGTCGCCCGCGCCCCCGAGGGCCGTCGCCGCACCACCCTCTACGGCGCCGCACGCGGCGTCGCCCGCATGGTCGCTGCCGGCGCGCTCACCCACCACGACGCCTACGCGGCGCTCTACGACGCCGGGCTGCGCGCCGAACAGGTCCACCGCGACATTCACGCCGCGATCGTCGGCGGGTTCCGCGCGGAATCCGTTGCTACCGAAGGGATTGCCGCATGACCGACCCCCAGCCGATCGAGGGCGCCGCCATCCTCGACCGCCTCCACGGTGCCCTCACCCGGTACGTGATCCTGCCCTCGCCCGAGGCCATCGACGCAGCCGTACTGTGGATCGCCGCCAGCCACGCCCAACCGGCGTGGACGCACGCCCCACGGATGGTGATCAAAGCGCCGGAGAAGCGGTGCGGCAAATCCCGCTTCCTCGACGTGGTCAGCGAGACCTGCCACAAGCCGATCATGACAGTGAACGCGTCCACCCCGGCGATCTACCGGTCGATCGGCACCGACGACCCACCCACCATCCTCTTGGATGAGGCCGACACCATCTTCGGCGGCAAACAAGCCGAAGCCAACGAAGACCTCCGCGGCCTGCTCAACGCCGGCCACCAACGCGGACGACCCACCATCCGATGGAACCAGCAGAAACAGCAGGTCGAACAGATCGCTACCTTCGCCATGGCCGCGCTCGCCGGGATCGGCTCCATGCCCGACACCATCGAGGACCGCGCCGTGGTCATCAAGATGCGCCGCCGCACCTCGGCGGAGAAGGTCGCCCCATTTCGGCAACGCCGCGACGGCCCCGCCCTGCGCACCATCGCCGCCGACCTCACCGCCTGGCTGCGCACCAACATGATCGAACTGGAGAAGGCCGAACCGGCGATGCCGCTGGAAGACCGGGCCGCCGACACCTGGGAGCCGCTGATCGCGGTTGCCGACCTGGCCGGCGGCAACTGGCCCGCCCGCGCCCGCACCGCCGCGCTCGCCTTGAACGCGGCCCGCGACGGCGACGCCGAATACTCCGACCGGCTCCGTCTGCTCATCGACTGCCGCACCGCGTTCGGGGACCTCGACGTCATCCCGTCCATCGTGCTGCTCGAGCGGCTCAAGGCCCTGCCCGAGTCCCCGTGGGCCGAGCTCAACGGCATTGGCCTGACTGCGATGAAGCTCGGCGTGCTGTTGCGCGAGTACGAGATCGGCTCGGAGAACATCCGCTTTCCGACCGGCCGGGTCAAGGGGTTCTACCGGCACGCGTTCACCGACGCGTGGGAACGCTACTGCCCGCCACCTGACCCGGACGCAGTCACCGAGCCGTACAAGCCGTACCAAGACGACGTATCCGCAGCTCACCCCCGGTACGGCTTACTACGCCCGGTACGGCTTGAGCCGTACCACGACCAGGCCGGTACGGCTTAGCCGTACCAGCCCCGAAAAGCCGTACCGGGGCTGACCTGCGAAAACAGGCCCCCGGTACGGCTTGTACGGCTTGACCCCCTCCACAGCACCCCACAAGCCGTACCACCCCTCCACGAACCCGCGAAGACCGCCCGCTGAGAGCCCCACAGCCGCATCGACGCACCCCACCACCCACCCGAGGGTCGGATCATGGCTGAACGGCGCTCTCAACGGGCCACTCTCAAGCCCTTCACCACGGCGAACCCGCCGCCCTCGACGCATCACCCCCAGGCGCAGGACGGGCGCGTAGGGCCGTTCTGCGCCCCCGCACCGCACCGCAGTGGGAGGCCAACCCGATGGCGCGCACCTTCCTCACCCTGCCCGAATTCCTCGCCGAGCTGGACGTACCCAAGTCGACCTTCTTCCGCTGGAAAGCCCTCGGCCAAGCACCCCGCACCTACAAGCTGCCCAACGGCCAACTCCGCATCCGACGCACCGACTACGACACCTGGCTGGAGAGTCGAGAGGAGCCGCAAGCCGCATGAACACCACCTACGACGTTCGCGTCTGGGGTATCCGCGAGCACAAAGGCAAAGATCGCAAGACGGGCAAGCCCCGCAACAGCTTCCGCGCTCGATGGCGAGTGGAAGCGCGGCCTTTCGGGGAAACCTTCCAGACTCGCCCTTTGGCTGAGAGCTTCCGGGCCAAGCTGCTCACCGCCCAGCGCGAGGGCATTGCATTTGATACCGCAAGTGGTCTGCCCGAACCGATGGCCCGCAAGCTGAACAGCAAGTCCTGGTACGAGCACGCCGTCGAATTCGTAGACATGAAGTGGCCGCGGGCTGCTGCGAGCCATCGCCGGAGCATCGCCGAGACCCTTGCCAACGTGACACCAGCATTGCTCGCGTCCACCCACGGATCTCCCAGCGACGCTGAAATCCAGCGCGCGCTCTACGCCTGGTCGTTCAACAAGACCCGCCGTGAGGGCGGATCACCACCCGCCGAGCTGGCACCAACCGTGCGCTGGCTCGAAGCCCACACGATGAAGCTTACGGACCTCAACAATGCAGAGGTCATTAGGAAGGCGCTCGATACTCTGAGCCTCAGACAGGATGGCAGAGCGGCTGCCGCCACCACAGTGGCGCGCAA is a genomic window containing:
- a CDS encoding bifunctional DNA primase/polymerase, with translation MPEPPQLLQAALTLARDGWPVFLLGRTKRPVANCPACPKAGQHTRHDPEACECLTCHGFYAATRDPHRITAMVHAVPGGMLAIRTGHVSDLAVIDIDPRNGGRILPDLMTPTRCVYTGSGGWHLYYRHPGGTLAAKLRGYPGIDIKADGGYVVAPPSLHPSTRRPYRWVGHWPVNEMPAPLIASARPAEAPPAATPAARPTPTTNGQGISSPPALLAAHLDAVARAPEGRRRTTLYGAARGVARMVAAGALTHHDAYAALYDAGLRAEQVHRDIHAAIVGGFRAESVATEGIAA
- a CDS encoding DUF3631 domain-containing protein, producing MTDPQPIEGAAILDRLHGALTRYVILPSPEAIDAAVLWIAASHAQPAWTHAPRMVIKAPEKRCGKSRFLDVVSETCHKPIMTVNASTPAIYRSIGTDDPPTILLDEADTIFGGKQAEANEDLRGLLNAGHQRGRPTIRWNQQKQQVEQIATFAMAALAGIGSMPDTIEDRAVVIKMRRRTSAEKVAPFRQRRDGPALRTIAADLTAWLRTNMIELEKAEPAMPLEDRAADTWEPLIAVADLAGGNWPARARTAALALNAARDGDAEYSDRLRLLIDCRTAFGDLDVIPSIVLLERLKALPESPWAELNGIGLTAMKLGVLLREYEIGSENIRFPTGRVKGFYRHAFTDAWERYCPPPDPDAVTEPYKPYQDDVSAAHPRYGLLRPVRLEPYHDQAGTA
- a CDS encoding single-stranded DNA-binding protein produces the protein MSGETTITVVGNLTDDPDLRFTPSGTAVANFRIASTPRQLDRQSGEWRDGEPLFLSCHIWRDAAENVAESLKRGARVIVTGRLRQRSYETREGEKRTVIELEADEVGPSLRYARAKVMKLTRTGAAPSGAMAPVVGGGSADDPFSVPATVGALAGTAADDKPPF
- a CDS encoding helix-turn-helix transcriptional regulator, with product MARTFLTLPEFLAELDVPKSTFFRWKALGQAPRTYKLPNGQLRIRRTDYDTWLESREEPQAA